In the Paroedura picta isolate Pp20150507F chromosome 15, Ppicta_v3.0, whole genome shotgun sequence genome, one interval contains:
- the LOC143824399 gene encoding F-box only protein 6-like isoform X1 — MQMSLRPAPPRRSLAPACRIIAGAGPAWLLRLGAERGGDRFPSRLAAAAAGTNLPLTCRQVNLPLQANLLPPPRCFFLASCIWRSVGPAAPRLPCCRSLQRKMVGIRDLPNDILLDLLSRVPGRDLVRSCRLVCLQWRELVDLATLWKRKCLREGFDPERPGRSVPDWKTFYFLCIMKRNLIRNPCGEDGFGSWEIEAHEGDKWRVEELPGARRRDFPHHPVPKYFVTSQGPCTKHQLITLRKEGYWDELMDETKPDIVVKDWFHCGCPCRYQLRVKLLSADFRVLQEFRPKDVIVEQCSDREWREVTYTFHKYPAGVRHLLFKHGGQGWYGVRITNSSVTLRPETGE; from the exons ATGCAAATGAgcctccgccccgccccgccgaGGAGGAGCCTCGCCCCCGCTTGCCGCATCATCGCCGGCGCTGGGCCCGCCTGGCTGCTGCGGCTGGGAGCCGAGCGGGGCGGAGACCGCTTCCCCTCGCGCCTGGCAGCGGCCG CTGCTGGAACAAACCTGCCTCTCACCTGCCGCCAGGTAAATCTCCCTCTCCAAGCaaatctactcccccccccccggtgttttTTCCTGGCCTCCTGCATATGGCGCTCCGTGGGACCCGCTGCCCCCCGACTCCCCTGCTGCCGTAGCCTGCAAAGGAAGATGGTCGGCATCAGAGACTTGCCCAACGACATCCTCCTGGACTTGCTGTCCCGGGTGCCCGGCAGGGATCTGGTCCGCAGCTGCCGCCTGGTCTGCTTGCAGTGGCGCGAGTTGGTGGATCTGGCCACGCTGTGGAAACGCAAGTGCCTGCGAGAAGGCTTTGACCCCGAAAGGCCTGGCAGGAGCGTCCCGGACTGGAAAACCTTCTACTTCCTCTGCATCATGAAGAGGAATTTAATCCGCAACCCCTGCGGCGAAG ATGGCTTCGGCTCCTGGGAAATCGAGGCCCACGAAGGAGACAAGTGGCGGGTCGAAGAGCTGCCCGGGGCTCGGCGAAGGGACTTTCCCCACCATCCCGTTCCGAAATATTTTGTCACGTCTCAAGG GCCCTGCACAAAGCACCAGCTGATCACCTTGAGGAAGGAGGGCTACTGGGACGAGCTGATGGACGAGACCAAGCCGGACATCGTGGTGAAGGACTG GTTCCATTGTGGCTGCCCCTGCCGGTACCAACTGCGGGTCAAGCTGCTCTCCGCCGACTTCAGAGTCCTGCAGGAGTTCCGCCCCAAGGACGTCATCGTGGAGCAGTGCTCAGACCGCGAGTGGCGGGAG GTCACCTACACCTTTCACAAGTACCCGGCCGGCGTGCGCCACTTGCTCTTCAAACACGGAGGCCAGGGCTGGTACGGCGTGCGCATCACCAACAGCAGCGTCACCCTCAGACCGGAAACCGGAGAGTGA
- the LOC143824399 gene encoding F-box only protein 6-like isoform X2 — protein sequence MVGIRDLPNDILLDLLSRVPGRDLVRSCRLVCLQWRELVDLATLWKRKCLREGFDPERPGRSVPDWKTFYFLCIMKRNLIRNPCGEDGFGSWEIEAHEGDKWRVEELPGARRRDFPHHPVPKYFVTSQGPCTKHQLITLRKEGYWDELMDETKPDIVVKDWFHCGCPCRYQLRVKLLSADFRVLQEFRPKDVIVEQCSDREWREVTYTFHKYPAGVRHLLFKHGGQGWYGVRITNSSVTLRPETGE from the exons ATGGTCGGCATCAGAGACTTGCCCAACGACATCCTCCTGGACTTGCTGTCCCGGGTGCCCGGCAGGGATCTGGTCCGCAGCTGCCGCCTGGTCTGCTTGCAGTGGCGCGAGTTGGTGGATCTGGCCACGCTGTGGAAACGCAAGTGCCTGCGAGAAGGCTTTGACCCCGAAAGGCCTGGCAGGAGCGTCCCGGACTGGAAAACCTTCTACTTCCTCTGCATCATGAAGAGGAATTTAATCCGCAACCCCTGCGGCGAAG ATGGCTTCGGCTCCTGGGAAATCGAGGCCCACGAAGGAGACAAGTGGCGGGTCGAAGAGCTGCCCGGGGCTCGGCGAAGGGACTTTCCCCACCATCCCGTTCCGAAATATTTTGTCACGTCTCAAGG GCCCTGCACAAAGCACCAGCTGATCACCTTGAGGAAGGAGGGCTACTGGGACGAGCTGATGGACGAGACCAAGCCGGACATCGTGGTGAAGGACTG GTTCCATTGTGGCTGCCCCTGCCGGTACCAACTGCGGGTCAAGCTGCTCTCCGCCGACTTCAGAGTCCTGCAGGAGTTCCGCCCCAAGGACGTCATCGTGGAGCAGTGCTCAGACCGCGAGTGGCGGGAG GTCACCTACACCTTTCACAAGTACCCGGCCGGCGTGCGCCACTTGCTCTTCAAACACGGAGGCCAGGGCTGGTACGGCGTGCGCATCACCAACAGCAGCGTCACCCTCAGACCGGAAACCGGAGAGTGA